The proteins below are encoded in one region of Peribacillus muralis:
- a CDS encoding SRPBCC family protein: MQAAIEKEGIGIIARFERRFNHSVEKVWGALTENDKLEKWMSNLEMKDLRKGGNIQFNFNDESGKSFDMKIRDFRERAVLGYEWGDGWVRFELYPDKDGCSLVLTESIPELNQHTSKDLAGWHVCLDMLRAVLAGRAMDFPMDVWERWHEEYIRAVKRMG, from the coding sequence GTGCAGGCTGCAATCGAAAAAGAAGGGATCGGGATTATAGCTAGATTCGAGCGCCGATTCAATCATTCAGTGGAAAAGGTATGGGGTGCTTTAACGGAGAATGATAAGCTGGAGAAGTGGATGTCCAATCTGGAAATGAAGGACCTTAGAAAAGGCGGAAACATACAATTCAATTTCAATGACGAATCTGGTAAATCATTTGATATGAAGATAAGGGACTTCCGTGAACGTGCCGTTTTAGGGTATGAATGGGGGGATGGCTGGGTTCGTTTCGAGTTATATCCTGACAAGGATGGCTGCTCGCTCGTATTGACTGAATCCATACCTGAGCTCAATCAGCATACATCAAAAGATTTGGCAGGCTGGCATGTGTGCCTCGACATGTTAAGGGCGGTATTGGCTGGTCGTGCCATGGACTTTCCGATGGATGTATGGGAAAGGTGGCATGAGGAATATATCCGTGCCGTCAAACGGATGGGCTGA
- a CDS encoding YfiT family bacillithiol transferase: MDLKYPVGQFHFDGEIASMADDWIKEIGTLPSLLKEAVASMDDEQLDTAYRPGGWTVRQVVHHVADSHMNAYIRFKLALTEENPVIKPYEQGRWAELPDYGMPVDISLTLIEAVHGRLHTLLSGLSADDLNRTFLHPDSGEVKVGENIGMYAWHGRHHLAHITSLSKRRGW; this comes from the coding sequence ATGGATTTGAAATACCCGGTTGGGCAATTCCATTTTGATGGGGAAATCGCAAGTATGGCCGACGACTGGATCAAGGAGATCGGGACTTTGCCTAGCTTGCTTAAGGAGGCGGTAGCCAGCATGGATGATGAGCAGCTTGATACGGCTTATCGTCCGGGAGGGTGGACGGTGCGTCAGGTCGTTCACCATGTGGCCGATAGTCATATGAATGCGTATATTCGTTTTAAGCTTGCTCTTACAGAAGAAAATCCAGTCATTAAACCTTATGAACAGGGACGCTGGGCAGAGCTGCCTGACTATGGAATGCCAGTGGACATATCACTAACACTAATAGAGGCGGTCCATGGGCGATTGCACACACTTTTATCGGGCCTTTCCGCTGACGATCTGAACCGGACCTTTCTTCATCCTGATTCAGGCGAGGTGAAGGTCGGAGAGAATATCGGCATGTATGCGTGGCATGGCCGCCACCATCTCGCTCATATTACTTCTTTATCAAAGCGCCGGGGATGGTAA
- a CDS encoding Ger(x)C family spore germination protein, which translates to MFRITKILLIVPLLLLLSGCWDEKTIQDFHYVTAVGIDFKDGEYIVYAQLVDFAAVAKTETKPTQNPPVYVGRERGRSISAAINQLMHNTQQALYIGHISTFVISENVLNQQSTEIVDYIYRNQLLRYSANIFATKSSMDELFSINGYFNLSPLYTTLYLPDDVYRHRSFIKPITVQRYYSMQREKASTTILPSISWNSKVWKEKDKKRKSLYMDGAYVIYYKVSQPWFSEQELSGVRWLTKKTNKAPVNISLKKEDIYASFSHPHHKVKPVFKNGKYKFDIDVVVPGKILGLDTQMNMNKIIRTFENQIKKEIQSTFEAGLKKNADPLSLGKILYIQETKYWQKNDIKEPKDYLDADSINTINVKVNILNTGGLEAKPLK; encoded by the coding sequence ATGTTCCGCATCACTAAGATTTTGTTGATCGTTCCTTTATTGCTGCTGCTTTCCGGTTGCTGGGATGAAAAAACGATCCAGGATTTTCATTATGTAACCGCGGTAGGCATTGATTTCAAAGACGGGGAATATATCGTTTATGCTCAGCTTGTTGACTTCGCTGCCGTAGCAAAAACGGAAACGAAGCCGACGCAAAATCCCCCTGTATATGTAGGAAGGGAAAGAGGGCGTTCCATCTCGGCTGCCATTAATCAACTGATGCACAATACACAGCAGGCCCTTTATATTGGGCATATTTCCACATTCGTAATCAGTGAAAATGTCCTGAACCAACAAAGCACCGAAATAGTCGATTATATTTATAGGAACCAATTGCTTAGATACTCAGCCAACATCTTTGCCACGAAAAGTTCCATGGATGAGCTTTTTTCCATCAATGGCTATTTTAATTTGTCACCTTTATACACAACTTTATATTTACCGGATGATGTCTATCGGCACCGCTCATTCATTAAGCCCATCACAGTCCAAAGATATTATTCCATGCAACGTGAAAAAGCATCGACCACCATTCTCCCTTCCATTAGCTGGAACAGTAAAGTGTGGAAAGAAAAAGATAAAAAACGAAAAAGCCTGTATATGGATGGAGCCTATGTCATTTACTACAAAGTGTCACAGCCTTGGTTTTCCGAACAGGAATTGAGCGGCGTACGCTGGCTCACTAAAAAGACCAACAAGGCACCCGTAAATATTAGCCTTAAAAAGGAAGATATCTACGCCTCCTTCTCCCATCCGCATCACAAAGTAAAACCCGTTTTCAAAAACGGAAAGTACAAATTCGATATTGATGTGGTTGTGCCCGGCAAGATCCTCGGACTCGATACACAAATGAATATGAATAAAATAATACGAACATTCGAAAACCAAATAAAAAAAGAAATCCAATCAACCTTTGAGGCCGGACTCAAAAAGAACGCGGACCCGCTTAGCCTAGGCAAAATCCTCTATATCCAAGAAACGAAATACTGGCAGAAAAATGATATTAAAGAACCGAAGGATTACCTGGATGCAGACTCAATCAATACTATTAACGTAAAAGTGAACATTCTGAACACAGGAGGATTAGAAGCTAAACCTTTAAAATGA
- a CDS encoding spore germination protein, with product MRMKRSKNEPELPELKEETFRQLFRKSSDIIFDTIYIGETEDPMPALIFYCSGMVDISLLNEGILEKLNKMMELDEKIDAKETINKLNPLVDLTKVTIDDEFISVQQLIFSGYALLFIPSTQKVYSMNLSNVPNRQPEESSFEVSVRGPRDGFVEDLSINTALVRKRLKTKSLAYEDFIVGRRSQTKVALLYMDDIINQDLVTNIRARLNSIDIDILVSSQQLEEMISNSKYSIFPLTHYTSRPDFVVEALNQGRFILIVDGMPTVIVAPSTLLLQIKTAEDSNLPYLYVSLERLLRFLGLGITILLPGFWISISAFNIEQVPFPLLATITLSRFGLPLSATMEFILMLILFELFRESGVRLPKAVGQTVAVVGGLIVGDAAIRAGLTSQTMLVVTAVTSVASYTLVNQSLTGAVTILRMFVLALSCIYGIYGCIIGFLSIVTLLSRLDSFGVAYMGGLNPPRFTKILDSIIKRPWNSMAKRTLGARDKTRKGQ from the coding sequence ATGAGAATGAAACGATCCAAAAATGAGCCTGAATTGCCTGAATTGAAGGAGGAAACATTTCGGCAGTTGTTCAGGAAAAGCTCGGACATCATCTTTGACACGATATATATTGGAGAAACCGAAGATCCCATGCCTGCCCTTATCTTTTATTGCTCGGGCATGGTCGATATCAGTTTATTGAATGAAGGGATATTGGAAAAGCTGAACAAAATGATGGAATTGGATGAGAAAATTGATGCAAAGGAAACCATAAACAAGCTAAACCCCTTGGTAGATTTGACGAAAGTGACCATTGATGATGAATTCATTAGTGTACAACAGTTGATTTTCTCTGGTTATGCCTTATTATTCATCCCTTCCACCCAAAAGGTGTATTCGATGAATTTGTCCAATGTCCCGAATAGGCAGCCTGAGGAATCCTCCTTCGAGGTCTCGGTACGAGGTCCAAGGGATGGGTTTGTCGAGGATTTAAGCATCAATACAGCTTTGGTCAGAAAACGTTTAAAGACAAAATCACTCGCATACGAGGACTTTATCGTGGGCAGGCGCAGTCAAACGAAAGTCGCGCTATTGTACATGGATGACATCATCAACCAAGATCTGGTCACCAATATTAGAGCCAGACTGAACTCGATAGATATTGATATATTGGTCAGCAGCCAGCAATTGGAAGAGATGATTTCAAATAGTAAATATAGCATATTTCCACTCACCCATTATACGAGCCGTCCCGATTTCGTGGTCGAAGCACTGAACCAGGGAAGATTCATCCTGATCGTTGACGGGATGCCAACGGTCATTGTGGCTCCCTCGACATTATTATTGCAAATTAAAACAGCTGAAGATTCGAATCTTCCTTATCTTTATGTTAGCCTTGAGCGGCTTCTTCGGTTTTTGGGACTGGGCATTACCATTTTACTGCCTGGATTTTGGATATCGATATCCGCTTTCAATATTGAACAGGTACCATTTCCTTTACTTGCCACCATAACCCTTTCAAGATTCGGGCTACCGCTATCTGCGACGATGGAATTCATTCTCATGCTCATTTTGTTTGAATTATTCCGTGAATCCGGAGTCAGATTGCCTAAAGCCGTAGGACAGACCGTTGCCGTGGTCGGCGGGCTCATTGTCGGTGATGCCGCAATCAGGGCAGGACTGACCTCCCAAACGATGCTCGTGGTTACTGCTGTTACATCCGTCGCATCTTATACCCTTGTCAATCAGTCATTGACCGGAGCCGTCACCATCTTGCGCATGTTCGTCCTGGCACTCAGCTGCATTTATGGTATTTATGGCTGTATCATCGGCTTCCTGTCCATCGTCACTTTATTATCAAGACTCGATTCATTCGGTGTTGCCTATATGGGCGGACTAAACCCGCCAAGATTCACAAAAATTCTGGATTCCATCATAAAGAGGCCATGGAATTCCATGGCGAAACGGACGCTGGGTGCTAGAGATAAGACAAGAAAGGGGCAGTAG
- a CDS encoding GerAB/ArcD/ProY family transporter, whose protein sequence is MKKISSMQVLSICFLSIGLLNHVILIPFLLSSGGRDAWFFSLLTFGLIPLWVYLLSRIIKNMNNESLANWLENKFGKPIKHIVLFFIMIYLMSMVLATTKETMDWITTSFLFETPSLAIIIPFALLCIFLAHSGLRSIAISSSVLLPIVVILGFFVATGNIPTKDYSHLLPLFENGYFHGIKAFQFSSYGFAELILFAFFQEKLTDTLSRKGLVILCLGLLFLLIGPLTAAIAEFGPTLAETMRYPAYEQWRLLTIGKYIEHTDFFSIYQWLAGAYIRVSLALFLITEIFKRKSNKMKLGILLANGFLMVIISIVPFSNFKFLHFSKTYYYPGTFYFLLFLSAFLFFGTFIHTKEAKKHENETIQK, encoded by the coding sequence TTGAAGAAAATTAGTTCGATGCAAGTCCTTAGTATTTGCTTTTTATCCATTGGCCTTCTTAATCATGTCATCTTGATCCCCTTCCTCCTTTCTAGCGGCGGAAGGGATGCTTGGTTTTTTTCCCTCCTTACTTTCGGGCTGATTCCGCTTTGGGTTTACCTTTTATCAAGGATAATCAAGAACATGAACAATGAATCTCTGGCAAATTGGCTTGAAAATAAATTCGGCAAACCGATTAAACATATCGTTTTATTCTTCATCATGATTTATTTGATGAGCATGGTTTTGGCCACCACCAAGGAAACGATGGATTGGATCACCACAAGCTTTCTTTTTGAAACCCCAAGTTTGGCCATCATCATTCCGTTTGCCCTGCTTTGCATATTCCTGGCCCACTCGGGCTTGCGCTCCATTGCCATCAGTTCATCCGTGTTATTGCCAATTGTCGTCATTCTTGGCTTTTTTGTTGCGACCGGAAATATCCCGACCAAAGATTATAGCCATCTTCTTCCCCTATTTGAAAATGGCTATTTTCATGGCATCAAAGCCTTTCAGTTTTCATCATACGGCTTTGCTGAACTGATTTTGTTTGCCTTTTTCCAGGAAAAACTTACGGATACTCTCAGTCGCAAAGGCTTAGTCATCTTATGTTTAGGCTTGTTGTTCCTGCTTATTGGACCGCTGACTGCAGCTATCGCCGAATTTGGACCGACCTTAGCAGAAACGATGAGATACCCTGCGTATGAGCAATGGCGCTTGCTGACTATCGGGAAATACATCGAGCATACGGATTTCTTTTCGATTTATCAATGGCTTGCCGGTGCTTATATTCGTGTTTCCTTGGCGTTGTTCCTTATAACGGAAATTTTCAAAAGAAAATCGAACAAAATGAAGCTCGGCATTCTTTTAGCCAATGGTTTTCTGATGGTGATCATCTCCATTGTGCCTTTCAGTAATTTCAAGTTCCTTCATTTCAGTAAAACCTATTATTACCCTGGCACTTTTTATTTCCTTTTATTTTTGTCCGCCTTTTTGTTTTTCGGCACATTCATCCATACGAAGGAGGCGAAAAAGCATGAGAATGAAACGATCCAAAAATGA
- a CDS encoding GNAT family N-acetyltransferase — MHIQRATLDQLESLTGLFDSYRVFYEQLPDLDSARIFLRERLVNGESVVFIAFEEEDAVGFVQLYPSFSSVSMRHSWILNDLFVKKSARQKGYGEELLKKAITFARESGAKGITLETGKDNVKAQSLYEKIGFARETNYFYHFSII; from the coding sequence ATGCATATTCAGAGAGCCACATTGGATCAGCTTGAATCTTTGACGGGTCTTTTTGATTCATACAGAGTGTTTTATGAGCAGTTGCCTGATCTTGATTCTGCTAGGATTTTTTTGCGTGAAAGGCTGGTGAATGGAGAGTCTGTCGTGTTCATTGCCTTCGAAGAGGAGGATGCTGTCGGGTTTGTTCAACTGTATCCTTCCTTTTCATCCGTAAGCATGAGGCATTCATGGATATTGAATGATTTATTCGTGAAGAAGTCAGCTCGCCAAAAAGGGTATGGAGAGGAGTTATTGAAGAAGGCGATCACTTTCGCACGGGAATCAGGCGCCAAAGGGATTACACTTGAGACGGGTAAGGATAATGTTAAGGCGCAAAGCCTTTACGAAAAAATAGGCTTTGCTCGTGAAACGAATTATTTTTATCATTTCTCCATCATCTAA
- a CDS encoding IS256 family transposase — protein MTQLQFNLDLDLLKVSIMSSTMDDVIKSAVVLILNEFMEKERDAYLQVSSYERSSERQDYRNGYYERDFTMSIGKIKLKVPRTRTGDFSPSVFEKYARCDQALILSMLEMVINGVSTRKVTHVVEQLCGESVSKSFVSSLTQKLDPIVNGWATRPLNITYYPFIFVDAMYIKVREHQQVVSKAVYIATALTKQNKREIIGVHIDHVESFECWSQFFKQLKSRGLQSPKLVISDAHQGLQKAIQRDFIGTSWQRCNVHFKRNILEKLPKKGSSDIRLMIKRVFEAVTIEDCRLFKAELIDKFGEELKYEKALQILDEGFEDTVQYMNHPEKIRQHIRSTNSLERLNQEVRRRERVIRIFPNTQSAFRLIGAVLMQYQDTVYAKKKG, from the coding sequence ATGACTCAGTTACAGTTTAACCTTGATCTCGATCTTTTAAAAGTATCCATTATGAGTTCTACAATGGATGACGTGATTAAATCAGCGGTTGTATTAATTTTAAATGAGTTTATGGAGAAGGAGAGAGACGCCTATCTACAAGTTTCATCTTATGAGCGCTCCTCCGAACGTCAGGATTATCGGAATGGCTATTATGAACGTGACTTTACGATGAGTATTGGGAAGATTAAATTGAAGGTACCCAGGACGCGTACTGGTGACTTTTCCCCTTCTGTTTTTGAAAAATATGCCCGGTGTGATCAGGCGCTTATCCTTTCCATGTTGGAGATGGTGATCAATGGGGTCTCTACTCGGAAAGTCACCCATGTTGTCGAACAGCTTTGCGGAGAAAGTGTTTCAAAGTCTTTTGTTTCCTCGCTTACCCAAAAGCTGGATCCCATTGTTAATGGCTGGGCAACTAGGCCCCTAAATATCACATACTATCCCTTTATTTTCGTGGATGCCATGTATATCAAGGTGCGTGAGCACCAACAGGTTGTTTCAAAAGCCGTATATATCGCCACAGCTCTTACCAAACAAAATAAGCGGGAGATTATAGGGGTACATATCGATCATGTTGAAAGTTTTGAATGCTGGTCCCAGTTCTTTAAACAACTAAAATCTCGTGGCCTTCAATCCCCTAAGCTGGTGATTTCTGATGCCCATCAAGGATTACAAAAAGCGATCCAACGCGATTTCATTGGAACCTCCTGGCAAAGATGCAATGTCCATTTTAAGCGGAACATTTTAGAGAAACTGCCCAAAAAGGGATCATCCGACATTCGTTTAATGATTAAACGGGTATTTGAGGCTGTCACGATTGAGGATTGTCGTCTATTCAAAGCGGAGTTAATCGATAAATTCGGGGAGGAATTAAAATATGAAAAAGCCCTTCAAATTTTAGATGAAGGGTTCGAAGACACCGTTCAATACATGAATCATCCAGAAAAAATCAGGCAGCACATCCGCAGTACCAACTCGCTGGAACGTTTAAACCAAGAAGTTCGTAGAAGAGAAAGAGTCATCCGAATCTTTCCTAATACCCAATCAGCCTTCCGATTAATAGGTGCCGTATTAATGCAGTATCAAGACACGGTTTACGCTAAGAAAAAAGGATAG